The Cellulophaga lytica DSM 7489 nucleotide sequence TTCCTTTAAATTCATCAAAAAGAGTTATTTTATTAAAACCAGTTAAACTATCATTTAAAGTTAAATGATATATACCCTTATGTTCATGGTTAACCCAAATATCTTTGGTGTTATTTATTTCAAAAAAACGAGAAGAGATTTCAAAACCATTTAGTTTGTTTTGCAATGTCCACTTATTATTTTGCTTATGTAAAATTGCTAAGCCAGAATAGTGCCCAAATAGTATTTTATTTTTTTGCTTTGGTAGGGGTCTAAAATTCCATACTCCAGAGATATTACTTATAAGACTTGCTTTATTGTTTTTAATATTAAAAACACCAGAATTGTGTCCGCAAAACAATTCATTGTCATAAGTATGTAAAGACCATACTTGCCCCTTTGTTCCGTTAATAAACTTAAGCTCTTTGTTAGAGTCTAAGCTTTTATAAAAAAGTCCTTGATTAGTACCAATGTACAAAAAGTTATTATGCACTATTGATGCATAAGTGGTACCTACATCACCATAATTGTCGTTATATTCTTTTATAAATGATTTTAAGTTTAAACAATTTATACCGTTATCTAAAGCTAGCCATACATTACCATCTACATCTTCAAACAAGTTAAGTACTGTATTATTACTTAAGCCAGTAGATTGGTTTATAGTATTAATAATTTCTCCTTTAGCAGATAAGTAAATAACTCCTTTAGAAATAGTGCCTAGTACAAAACTTTTATCTCTTAATTGAATACCTCTAAAAATTCGGGCTTTATCTAAAAAAGTATCCCCTGGAATGTGCCATTTATTTAAGGTTTTATTTTGTATTTTAAATAGACCTTGTGTACGAGTTAAAACAATTAAGGTATTATTAATAGAAAATATATTTAATATGTATTTTATGTTTAATTCTTCAGGAATTTTAGCAATTAAAATTTCAATTCCATTTTCTAGTCTAGAAATTGTACCATCTAATTTTTGCACATATACTTTAGTATTTACTTTAAATACTCTATAATAATTACCCTTGTCTGTTGTATAATGTAATTGTTTTTTTGTGGTATCATAAAAATAAATTCTATCATAGGATTGAAAAATAACATAGTTGTCTTGACTCTTTATATTCCATATAATTTCATCTTCTAACAATTCATCTTTAATGGTTTCAGAAATAGAAAAGTATGTTAAGCTACCATATTCATTTTGTTTCCAATACCCAAATTCCATAAAAGAACCAGTGTAAACTTTGTCATCAACAACCTTAACTGTTCTTATAACAGAACCATTAACAGAAGGGTATAACGTCCATCTAGAACCATTGTAGCCCAAAAGACCATCATTATTTGCTACGTATATATTTTTGTTATTATCCTGGCTTATGTACCAATTTTGATTTTCTGCACCATAATCTGTAGATAAAAAATTTAAGATAGGAGGTGTTTCTTGTGCTACTGTAGTAAAAGTAGTAAAGAAGCAAAAAAGTAAGAATAGGGTTTGATAATATTTATTTTTCATAATAGAACACTTAACAAAACAATATTTGTAACGTTATTTAAATTTCTAGTATAGATAGTTTAGACTCTGGTATAGTAATATAAGCCAAAAAGATAGTTATTGTTCCTAATAAGAACTTTATACATTGTTTTTTGTAAAAATATTATAAATTTCACAACTTTATACTTCTTGTTTGGTATTTGACTATAAATAAACATTTCACACTATAGTAATTTACCATAAACATTACTTTGTAACATTAGATACTAATATTAAATAAAGGTTTTGTTAATCTAAACCTAATATTAACTTGACCTTGGTAAGGTATTTTAGCTGTTTGTAAAAATGGCGATGAAAACGAAATTTTATATAGTATACCTCCTGTTATTAGCTTCTTTGTATGGCTACTCTCAACAATTAAAGTTTATAAATTATACTACAGACCAAGGATTATCTAATAATTCTGTTTTAGATATTTTAAATGATGACGATGGCGGATTGTGGATGGCCACTTGGGACGGACTTAATTATTTTGACGGTTACACATTTACCACTTTTAAACATGATATTAATAACCCAAAATCTTTACCAAGTAATTACCTTACCAGTATAGAAAAAGATAAGGATGGTTTTATATGGACCTTTAGTAATGAAGGATTAATTAGTAAATATGTTGGTAATAATGAGTTTCATCATTATAAATTTAACCAGCGTCCAAGGGCAATGTACGCTTCAACCAGCGGTGTTATAAATGTTTTGGTTGGAGAAAAAATATATAAATACAGTAATGGTAATTTTGTTGATGGCGCAGATGGCGCCTCTAAAAACAATCAAAAAAAAGAATTTAAAAAAATACTTTTAGCCAAATATCCTCATTTAGTTATTAATGATGTTTTAAAGGATAAGCAAGGTAATTTATGGTTTGCAACGTTTAAAAACGGAATTTATATTATACCCAACCACATTAATAATTTAACTACAAGTTTAATACATAACTATACATATGATGCTTATACACCTTATACTTTTTATAGTAATGAGGTAACATCATTAAACCAAGATGTGTATGGCAATATATGGTTAGGCCAAAAAGATGGTGGCTTAGCTATGGCATATTCGGGCTCTCAAGAAATATCTTCTGTTATGCCGCACCCTAATAGGTTTCCTCATTTACCAGTAGAAACTACAAGGGCTATTACTAAAGATGTAGCGGGTAATATTTGGATAGGGTATTACAACAGCGGATTGTATCATTATAGTGAAAAAACAAAATGTTATGTAAAGTTCCCTGTAAAAGAATCTAAACAAAACGAAGAGTGGGAGCGTGTAAGGTCTCTTTATACAGCTAAAGATGGTAGTATTTGGGTAGGTACATATGCGGGTATTTTACGTATTAAAAATAATAGTTACACAACTTTTGAAGCTGCTAACATACCAGAACTACCAAATAACAGAAATTATTCTTTTTATGAAGATGATAACCATACAATATGGATTGCCTGTTGGGGTGGTTTGGCTAAGTATAACTTAAAAACGCAGCGTTTTACAAAATTTAAGGGGCAAGATAAATTTAAAAATTACAATATAAGAAACATTAAAAAAGATAAAAACAATTTAATTATTGCAACCGAGCAAGATGGTGTTTTTATTTTAGACCTTACCACAGGTAATTACAAGCAGTTAACCAAAAAAAACGGAATTTTAGGTAATAGTGTTTATTCACTTTTTATAGATCATGATACTAACAACTATTGGATAGCATCATTGGGAGGCGTTACGGTGTACAACACAAAAAAAGGAGTTATAAAAAATATAACAGATGCAAATGGCTTACCAAGTCATATGGTTTATGGCGTTTTAGACAACCAAAACCAAATGTGGGTTAGTACAACAAAAGGAATAGCTGTTATAGACAAAAATACTTACCAAGTAACACCATTTAACCCAAAAGAAGGTTGGCAAGCACCAGAATTTTCTGAAGGAGCCTACTATAAAGACAACAAAGGATTATTATTTTTTGGTGGTGTAATAGGGCTTAATTACTTTAATCCTAACGCGCTAACTATTACACCTAATACAGCTAAGTTAAAAGTGCAGGTAAATAGTATACCTATTACTACAAATAAGGCAATTAGTAAAAAACATAGCAACAATACTATAAATGTAACAGTTACGCCTATAGTATTTCCGGTAAAAAAAACAAGCAGTTACTATTATAAACTACGTGGTAAAAATACTGACTGGATTTTAGCAAAAGGAAAACAAAATATTGTATACCAAAATTTGTCCTCTGGGGATTATACTTTTTTGTTAAAAAATAACCTAAACGATACACCAAAAGAGGTTTTTAGTTTAAAAATTGAAAAAGCATTTTACGAGACTATTAGTTTTT carries:
- a CDS encoding helix-turn-helix and ligand-binding sensor domain-containing protein codes for the protein MKNKYYQTLFLLFCFFTTFTTVAQETPPILNFLSTDYGAENQNWYISQDNNKNIYVANNDGLLGYNGSRWTLYPSVNGSVIRTVKVVDDKVYTGSFMEFGYWKQNEYGSLTYFSISETIKDELLEDEIIWNIKSQDNYVIFQSYDRIYFYDTTKKQLHYTTDKGNYYRVFKVNTKVYVQKLDGTISRLENGIEILIAKIPEELNIKYILNIFSINNTLIVLTRTQGLFKIQNKTLNKWHIPGDTFLDKARIFRGIQLRDKSFVLGTISKGVIYLSAKGEIINTINQSTGLSNNTVLNLFEDVDGNVWLALDNGINCLNLKSFIKEYNDNYGDVGTTYASIVHNNFLYIGTNQGLFYKSLDSNKELKFINGTKGQVWSLHTYDNELFCGHNSGVFNIKNNKASLISNISGVWNFRPLPKQKNKILFGHYSGLAILHKQNNKWTLQNKLNGFEISSRFFEINNTKDIWVNHEHKGIYHLTLNDSLTGFNKITLFDEFKGKAAGLTKTNNHIIYANENGVFKLENKTQSFIKDSVLSALIPKKEYRSGKLIFDKRELLWSFNKNDIKYAQKGPLPNMVSIKSIPIENNWRKINSSFENIASLNNDNYILGKTNGYINVNLSKIESKSHQVFIDKIKVKEKETNYSDVNIYNKGDFKFKQSSVFFSYTTPNYNKYENTYYQYQLENFDSDWSSWSQNSYTSYDKLSYGDYVFKVRSKIGNKISTNIATYTFTIQRPFYLSAIAIVSYVLLGLFLIFLTHKFYKRYYYKKHQKTLLENKQKMQLLEFKNEQEVIRLKNEKLNQEIESKNRELAISTMSIVKRNEVLRRIKKELKKDTGITNTKHPVFKLIDKNLNNVKDRKFFMEAFNNADKEFLTRAKELHPDLSANDLKFCAYLRLNLSSKEIAPLLNISVKSVEVRRSRLRKKMNLSRETNLIEHILSI
- a CDS encoding two-component regulator propeller domain-containing protein, with the translated sequence MAMKTKFYIVYLLLLASLYGYSQQLKFINYTTDQGLSNNSVLDILNDDDGGLWMATWDGLNYFDGYTFTTFKHDINNPKSLPSNYLTSIEKDKDGFIWTFSNEGLISKYVGNNEFHHYKFNQRPRAMYASTSGVINVLVGEKIYKYSNGNFVDGADGASKNNQKKEFKKILLAKYPHLVINDVLKDKQGNLWFATFKNGIYIIPNHINNLTTSLIHNYTYDAYTPYTFYSNEVTSLNQDVYGNIWLGQKDGGLAMAYSGSQEISSVMPHPNRFPHLPVETTRAITKDVAGNIWIGYYNSGLYHYSEKTKCYVKFPVKESKQNEEWERVRSLYTAKDGSIWVGTYAGILRIKNNSYTTFEAANIPELPNNRNYSFYEDDNHTIWIACWGGLAKYNLKTQRFTKFKGQDKFKNYNIRNIKKDKNNLIIATEQDGVFILDLTTGNYKQLTKKNGILGNSVYSLFIDHDTNNYWIASLGGVTVYNTKKGVIKNITDANGLPSHMVYGVLDNQNQMWVSTTKGIAVIDKNTYQVTPFNPKEGWQAPEFSEGAYYKDNKGLLFFGGVIGLNYFNPNALTITPNTAKLKVQVNSIPITTNKAISKKHSNNTINVTVTPIVFPVKKTSSYYYKLRGKNTDWILAKGKQNIVYQNLSSGDYTFLLKNNLNDTPKEVFSLKIEKAFYETISFFMLLLLLIVGIGLLFIYLKNKSTKAKHKKLEEQIVARTKLIEKQKQDLLKINTELDDKNQEIIQQKEKLLSLHNNLKNQDFEVDKFKSFVLSQFQQPLSIILKMAHEIKNNQEPKTEILQQSGKIIDLISEWNYLDHIKELGEVRLTSVKLLPILKEIANSVKEKLKQNSANFNAQIDKSINWVEVDLLRLKLLLKYIFNDIVKYSEASSLLDVAIVLQENTLQFTVTSNSTVLQGNVKNILNYSPYYKAFLVLIKDLNGTCNLNNADYFSFNFSLPVIVMQNNTKAVETISWKHLDIKEKLPVNKNKILVFTAASNFNISNQLLQNTDNYLLFEDVVTNLSSALKQLQIDVLVFYQIGFTKEIAYFLQKYKEIPKKDRVPLVYISEEINYALQETSLEFGIDVVIQLPASKTFISNKITSLINRSTGRGQNKFQQEIFKILTEENDLQSSNEKLLKRSLEIIKEELSNPSFNVEKLISILEISRIKCYRLFKEQLGQSPSDVITSLRLQKAEYLLKNKKFNISEIGFECGYSDSKYFGRTFKKHFGVSPKTYKEQKI